In Ruania zhangjianzhongii, the following proteins share a genomic window:
- a CDS encoding beta-L-arabinofuranosidase domain-containing protein yields the protein MLTDTATSRFAVMTSLPAGSVTMTATGPLGRLRQRALDVTIPSMGELMFDPDIAHAVENFRIAAGRAEGEHRAAPFMDGDLYKWLESAVVAAPDAPQLAGRVAEALDVIAAAQQPDGYVHTKTTIAARTDRAIAPLTDRLNFETYNLGHLITLGCLHRRLTGDETYFAMAVRAADYLLQAVREQPEAIADCNICPSHYMAVIELYRSTRDERYLTLARTLLDLHGGKGGAGGDDNQDVYPVQDQPVATGHAVRANYLFAGMTDYALESGDEEFRAAVTRLWEDVVASKLYLTGGCGAVYDGASPDAAQDYSTISKTHQAYGRPYQLPHTTAYNESCATLGFVLWSWRMLLLTGEARFADEIERVLFNSLPAMLDAEGLAYFYTNPLRQVRDLPFPMRRAGDPERTTPPASDDRSRQEYMTNCFCCPPNIARVIAELPYYLYSQDAESVWVHQFVPGTAQLEVAGVPLEITQTTRYPSEGSIRIRVKAQSPVRASIRIRRPGWAPGTEVRVQSEPVTAVENGYLVIDRTWSDEEISVEIPLRPRVTVAHHFLEESTNQAAVVRGPVVYCVESADLPDSLGIESVHLPFPAEWQEQAGTGLFTDQVLLRTRAVTLPATVPHGTLYGELVEQPGTELDLVLVPYAHWANRGPGRDDRLAAVAPLCPTLRRRLMTRLSFIHTGAVVIPTISALAADHLPGVETHHLLDDKIVADLGRDPEGSGVRDRLRDLVHAAKRGGADAVMFSCSSISGFAAGLQAELDLPVLRIDEAMADEAAGLGTRIAVLATLPTTLAPTVALLHERAELAGKEIEVAEVLVQGAFEAVSTGDQTGHDRLVAEAITKRASQADVVVLAQASMASAAAAVDTPVLTSPELGVRRAAALLGSQ from the coding sequence ATGCTGACCGACACCGCCACGAGCCGCTTCGCCGTGATGACCTCGCTACCGGCGGGGTCGGTGACGATGACCGCGACCGGCCCGCTCGGCCGGCTGCGCCAGCGAGCCCTCGACGTCACGATTCCCTCGATGGGCGAGCTGATGTTCGATCCGGACATCGCCCACGCCGTGGAGAACTTCCGGATCGCCGCCGGCCGCGCCGAGGGGGAGCATCGGGCCGCACCGTTCATGGACGGCGACCTGTACAAGTGGCTCGAGTCCGCGGTCGTCGCCGCACCGGACGCACCACAGCTCGCCGGCCGGGTGGCCGAAGCGCTCGATGTGATCGCAGCGGCGCAGCAGCCGGACGGGTACGTGCACACCAAGACCACGATCGCTGCCCGCACCGACCGCGCGATCGCCCCGCTGACCGACCGGCTGAACTTCGAGACCTACAACCTCGGCCATCTGATCACCCTGGGCTGCCTGCACCGGCGCCTGACCGGCGACGAGACCTACTTCGCGATGGCGGTCCGGGCCGCCGACTACCTGCTCCAGGCGGTGCGCGAGCAGCCGGAGGCGATCGCGGACTGCAACATCTGCCCCTCGCACTACATGGCCGTGATCGAGCTGTACCGCAGCACCCGGGACGAGCGCTATCTCACTCTCGCGCGCACGCTGCTGGACCTGCACGGCGGGAAAGGCGGCGCCGGCGGGGACGACAACCAGGACGTCTACCCGGTGCAGGACCAACCGGTGGCCACCGGGCACGCCGTGCGCGCCAATTACCTGTTCGCCGGGATGACCGACTACGCCCTGGAGAGCGGGGACGAGGAGTTCCGGGCCGCCGTCACCCGGCTATGGGAGGACGTGGTCGCCAGCAAGCTCTATCTCACCGGTGGCTGCGGCGCCGTGTACGACGGCGCTTCCCCGGATGCCGCCCAGGACTACAGCACGATCTCGAAAACGCACCAGGCGTACGGCCGGCCCTACCAGCTGCCGCACACGACGGCGTACAACGAGTCCTGCGCGACGCTCGGCTTCGTGCTGTGGTCCTGGCGAATGCTGCTACTCACCGGTGAGGCCCGGTTCGCCGACGAGATCGAACGAGTGCTGTTCAACTCCCTCCCGGCGATGCTCGACGCCGAGGGCCTCGCCTACTTCTACACCAACCCGCTGCGCCAGGTGCGCGACCTGCCGTTCCCGATGCGCCGGGCGGGGGACCCGGAACGCACCACTCCCCCCGCGTCGGACGACCGCTCCCGCCAGGAGTACATGACGAACTGCTTCTGCTGCCCGCCGAACATTGCCCGGGTGATCGCCGAGCTGCCGTACTACCTCTACTCCCAGGACGCCGAGTCGGTGTGGGTGCACCAGTTCGTGCCCGGAACGGCGCAGCTGGAGGTGGCCGGGGTACCACTGGAGATCACCCAGACCACCCGGTACCCGAGCGAGGGCAGCATCCGGATCCGGGTGAAGGCACAGTCCCCGGTACGAGCGAGCATCCGGATCCGGCGGCCCGGGTGGGCCCCGGGGACCGAGGTGCGGGTCCAGTCAGAGCCGGTCACCGCCGTCGAGAACGGTTACCTGGTGATCGATCGCACCTGGAGCGATGAGGAGATCTCCGTGGAGATCCCGCTGCGGCCCCGGGTGACGGTGGCCCACCACTTCCTCGAGGAGAGCACCAACCAGGCCGCCGTCGTGCGCGGACCGGTGGTGTACTGCGTGGAGAGTGCCGACCTGCCCGACAGTCTCGGGATCGAGTCCGTGCACCTACCGTTCCCGGCCGAGTGGCAGGAACAAGCCGGTACCGGGCTGTTCACCGACCAGGTGCTGCTGCGCACCCGAGCCGTGACGCTGCCCGCCACCGTCCCGCACGGCACGCTGTACGGCGAGCTGGTCGAGCAGCCGGGCACCGAGCTGGACCTGGTGCTCGTCCCCTACGCCCACTGGGCGAACCGCGGCCCCGGGCGAGATGACCGTCTGGCTGCCGTTGCTCCGCTCTGTCCGACTCTCCGGAGGAGACTCATGACCCGCCTCTCGTTCATCCACACCGGGGCCGTGGTGATCCCCACCATCAGCGCCCTGGCCGCCGACCACCTGCCCGGCGTAGAGACCCACCACCTGCTCGACGACAAGATCGTCGCCGACCTCGGCCGCGACCCAGAGGGCAGCGGCGTGCGGGACCGGCTCCGCGACCTGGTGCACGCCGCCAAGCGCGGCGGTGCCGATGCGGTGATGTTCTCCTGCTCCTCGATCTCCGGCTTCGCGGCCGGTCTGCAGGCCGAGCTGGACCTCCCGGTGCTGCGCATCGACGAGGCGATGGCCGACGAAGCGGCCGGTCTCGGCACACGGATCGCCGTGCTCGCCACCCTGCCCACCACGCTGGCGCCGACCGTCGCCCTGCTGCACGAGCGGGCGGAACTGGCCGGGAAGGAGATCGAGGTGGCGGAAGTGCTGGTCCAGGGCGCGTTCGAGGCGGTCAGCACCGGGGACCAGACCGGTCACGACCGGCTGGTCGCCGAGGCGATCACCAAGCGGGCCTCGCAGGCTGATGTGGTGGTGCTCGCCCAGGCCTCGATGGCCAGCGCGGCAGCGGCGGTCGACACCCCGGTGCTGACCAGCCCCGAGCTGGGCGTGCGCCGCGCGGCGGCGCTACTCGGCTCGCAGTAG